The following coding sequences lie in one Streptomyces albofaciens JCM 4342 genomic window:
- a CDS encoding M23 family metallopeptidase: MVDAADGFLGSSGPVGSPSSPGFPGSPGFPGSPGSPGSPGSPGSPGSFEEWNPTEESLPPIRGKHRVIGKQRGGLTRGGTVLGVGVIAAVGASGMASAEDRPPLPVSMPDLGEFVDDAAAQLPDATSLPGIGDLISDGAGSSAADGATQASAAPLTQAGLSRSEAEQGRGAGDSLRDRILQQADRQQSAAEDEEHAAAEQAAAQQATRDAATDRQEAEKAATAKESAAREARRTAEAAERAKAEAERRAELARSYVSPLTSYTLTAGFGQAGDRWVANHTGLDFAAPTGTPAKAVHGGTVTQAGWAGAYGYRIVLTTDDGTELWFCHLSSIVRASGKVAAGEVIGRVGATGNVTGPHLHLEVRPGGGTPVDPKPWLREHGLDV; encoded by the coding sequence ATGGTGGATGCCGCTGACGGCTTCCTCGGCTCCTCCGGACCCGTCGGTTCGCCCAGTTCGCCCGGCTTCCCCGGTTCGCCCGGCTTCCCCGGTTCGCCCGGCTCTCCCGGTTCACCAGGCTCCCCCGGTTCCCCCGGCTCCTTCGAGGAGTGGAACCCGACCGAGGAATCCCTGCCCCCCATACGCGGCAAGCACCGGGTCATCGGCAAGCAGCGCGGCGGACTCACCCGCGGCGGTACGGTTCTGGGCGTCGGCGTCATCGCGGCAGTGGGCGCCAGTGGAATGGCGTCGGCCGAGGACAGGCCGCCGCTGCCGGTGTCGATGCCGGACCTCGGCGAGTTCGTGGACGACGCCGCGGCCCAGCTGCCGGACGCCACGTCCCTGCCGGGCATCGGCGACCTGATATCCGACGGCGCCGGCTCCTCAGCCGCCGACGGCGCCACCCAGGCTTCCGCCGCCCCCCTCACCCAGGCCGGTCTCAGCCGCAGCGAGGCGGAGCAGGGCAGAGGCGCGGGTGATTCGCTGCGCGACCGCATCCTCCAGCAGGCCGACCGGCAGCAGAGCGCCGCGGAGGACGAGGAGCACGCGGCCGCCGAGCAGGCCGCTGCCCAGCAGGCCACGCGGGACGCGGCGACGGACCGGCAGGAGGCCGAGAAGGCCGCGACCGCCAAGGAGTCCGCGGCACGCGAGGCCCGCCGCACGGCGGAAGCGGCGGAGCGCGCGAAGGCGGAGGCCGAGCGCCGCGCCGAACTGGCCCGCAGCTACGTCTCCCCCCTCACCTCCTACACCCTCACCGCCGGGTTCGGGCAGGCAGGCGACCGCTGGGTGGCCAACCACACCGGGCTGGACTTCGCCGCCCCCACCGGCACCCCGGCCAAGGCGGTCCACGGCGGCACGGTCACCCAGGCGGGCTGGGCCGGCGCGTACGGCTACCGCATCGTCCTCACCACGGACGACGGTACGGAACTGTGGTTCTGCCACCTCTCGTCGATCGTCCGCGCCTCCGGCAAGGTCGCCGCCGGCGAGGTCATCGGCCGCGTCGGCGCCACCGGCAACGTCACCGGCCCACACCTGCACCTGGAAGTACGCCCGGGCGGCGGCACACCGGTCGACCCGAAGCCGTGGCTGCGGGAGCACGGGCTCGACGTGTGA
- a CDS encoding metallophosphoesterase family protein — protein sequence MARVAPPGGSSPGSSGSSVFRLLRASLARVRGFPAAVLRDYRSHHSAPTSALTHTPHPYARALGLIAVTLLGAWLGLLIVGSIHAPVGPVDTNMTLRPSFTGGTKINVSPLGALELRSHYAPIRLDVDVDRLDPVRSQALVDHPERFAGLQEQVTRDVISGTGTLAFRSCVAVVSGATALGLAVYRRPRRALAAGGLALALLASSGAAAYATWNPKSVLEPKFSGLLTSAPSVVGNARNIVSEFDVYQKELARLVTNVTKLYEATSTLPAYAPDPTTIRVLHVSDIHLNPAAWQIIKSLVKQYKIDVIIDTGDTMDHGSAAENAFLDSVATLGAPYVWVRGNHDSATTQKYLGTRKNATVLDDGRAVSVGGLRIAGVGDPQFTPDRSVVAEGDFAERTAGGRLADSLRTQRLAGTPVDIALAHNPVAAAEADGLAPLALAGHIHHRENSVLPRGTRLMIEGSTGGGGLRAVQGKKPAPVQASVLYLDRRTRHLQAWDEITLGGLGLSKAEVSRHLPQENRPGASPSPSPGSSGTRSPGASATPSGTPSPGSS from the coding sequence ATGGCCCGCGTCGCGCCGCCCGGGGGCTCCTCCCCGGGCTCCTCCGGCTCCTCCGTGTTCCGGCTGCTCCGTGCCTCGCTCGCCCGGGTACGGGGCTTCCCCGCCGCCGTCCTCCGCGACTACCGCTCCCATCACTCCGCTCCCACCAGCGCCCTCACCCACACCCCCCACCCGTACGCCCGCGCCCTCGGGCTGATCGCCGTCACCCTGCTCGGCGCCTGGCTGGGGCTGCTGATCGTCGGCAGCATCCACGCGCCGGTCGGGCCGGTGGACACGAACATGACACTGCGCCCGTCGTTCACCGGCGGCACGAAGATCAACGTCTCGCCGCTGGGCGCCCTGGAACTGCGCAGCCACTACGCGCCGATCCGGCTCGATGTCGACGTCGACCGGCTGGATCCCGTACGGTCCCAGGCCCTGGTCGACCACCCGGAACGGTTCGCCGGGCTCCAGGAGCAGGTGACCCGCGACGTCATCAGCGGCACCGGCACCCTGGCCTTCCGCTCCTGCGTCGCGGTCGTCTCCGGCGCCACCGCGCTGGGCCTGGCGGTCTACCGCAGGCCGCGCCGCGCGCTGGCGGCCGGCGGGCTGGCGCTCGCCCTGCTGGCCTCGTCCGGCGCCGCCGCGTACGCCACCTGGAACCCCAAGTCCGTCCTGGAGCCGAAGTTCTCCGGGCTGTTGACCTCGGCGCCCTCGGTGGTCGGCAACGCCCGCAACATCGTCAGCGAATTCGACGTGTACCAGAAGGAATTGGCGCGCCTGGTGACGAACGTGACCAAGCTGTACGAGGCGACCTCCACGCTGCCCGCGTACGCCCCCGACCCCACCACCATCCGGGTGCTGCACGTCTCCGACATCCATCTGAACCCGGCGGCCTGGCAGATCATCAAGTCGCTGGTGAAGCAGTACAAGATCGACGTGATCATCGACACCGGCGACACCATGGACCACGGCTCGGCCGCCGAGAACGCGTTCCTGGACTCGGTCGCCACGCTCGGCGCGCCGTACGTCTGGGTGCGCGGCAACCACGACTCCGCCACCACGCAGAAGTACCTGGGGACCCGCAAGAACGCCACGGTCCTCGACGACGGCCGGGCCGTCAGCGTGGGCGGGCTGCGCATCGCGGGCGTCGGCGACCCGCAGTTCACACCGGACCGCTCGGTCGTCGCGGAAGGCGACTTCGCCGAGCGCACGGCGGGCGGCAGGCTGGCCGACTCGCTCCGTACGCAGCGGCTGGCCGGCACCCCTGTGGACATCGCGCTGGCGCACAACCCGGTCGCGGCGGCCGAAGCGGACGGCCTGGCCCCGCTGGCCCTGGCCGGCCACATCCACCACCGGGAGAACAGCGTGCTCCCCCGGGGCACCCGGCTGATGATCGAGGGCTCCACGGGTGGCGGCGGGCTGCGTGCGGTGCAGGGCAAGAAGCCCGCGCCCGTACAGGCGTCCGTCCTCTACCTGGACCGCCGGACCCGGCACCTCCAGGCGTGGGACGAGATCACGCTCGGCGGGCTCGGCCTGTCGAAGGCCGAGGTCAGCCGCCATCTGCCGCAGGAGAACCGGCCGGGCGCCTCGCCGTCGCCGAGCCCCGGGTCCTCCGGCACCCGCTCCCCGGGCGCCTCGGCCACCCCGTCCGGCACACCGTCCCCCGGCTCCTCTTAG
- a CDS encoding PP2C family protein-serine/threonine phosphatase, producing MSPFGQRIVCWLPLILLVAGLIFDSGTPERYTAAPFFSAAPLVAAPLYSLRSTAVTAAAAVAAEIWVVTYHGGRDTNQSFTEGLTVLVVAILALGINRVVRMSDARLASVRDVAEAAQRAVLPTPAERIGGLAVAARYVAAQADARIGGDLYAVQDTPHGVRLIVGDVRGKGLEAVEAAVIVIGAFREAAEQEATLEAVAGRLERALQREGSRREGLDQFEGFTTAVLAELPSDEHAALRVLNRGHPAPLLFAPDGGLCELTPKSPALPLGMSEVAGWPDRADETAFPAGSILLLFTDGVTEARDRDGVFYDPAARLGGRVWSGHGPEALLDALVEDVAAHTGGETADDMALLAVQRPVRG from the coding sequence ATGTCGCCGTTCGGGCAGCGGATCGTCTGCTGGCTGCCGCTGATCCTGCTGGTGGCGGGGTTGATCTTCGACAGCGGCACGCCCGAGCGCTATACGGCCGCGCCGTTCTTCTCCGCCGCGCCCCTGGTGGCGGCGCCCCTGTACTCGCTGCGCAGCACGGCCGTGACCGCGGCGGCGGCCGTCGCCGCCGAGATCTGGGTCGTGACGTACCACGGGGGCCGGGACACGAACCAGTCCTTCACCGAGGGCCTGACCGTTTTGGTGGTGGCCATCCTGGCGCTCGGCATCAACCGGGTCGTACGGATGAGCGACGCCCGGCTGGCCTCCGTACGGGACGTCGCGGAGGCCGCCCAGCGGGCCGTACTGCCGACACCCGCCGAACGGATCGGCGGGCTGGCGGTCGCCGCGCGCTACGTGGCGGCGCAGGCGGACGCCCGGATCGGCGGCGACCTGTACGCGGTCCAGGACACCCCGCACGGCGTACGGCTGATCGTCGGCGACGTACGGGGCAAGGGTCTGGAGGCCGTGGAGGCCGCGGTGATCGTCATCGGGGCCTTCCGGGAAGCCGCCGAACAGGAGGCCACTCTGGAGGCGGTGGCGGGGCGCCTGGAGCGCGCGCTGCAACGCGAGGGCAGTCGGCGGGAGGGCCTCGACCAGTTCGAGGGGTTCACCACGGCCGTACTGGCGGAACTGCCCTCGGACGAACACGCCGCCCTACGAGTCCTCAACCGCGGCCACCCGGCACCGCTGCTGTTCGCGCCCGACGGCGGGCTGTGCGAGCTGACGCCCAAGTCGCCCGCGCTGCCGCTCGGCATGAGCGAGGTGGCCGGCTGGCCGGACCGGGCGGACGAGACGGCGTTCCCGGCGGGCTCGATCCTGCTGCTCTTCACGGACGGCGTGACCGAGGCCCGCGACCGCGACGGCGTCTTCTACGACCCGGCGGCGCGGCTGGGCGGCCGGGTCTGGTCCGGGCACGGGCCGGAGGCGCTGCTGGACGCGCTGGTGGAGGACGTGGCCGCGCACACGGGCGGGGAGACGGCGGACGATATGGCGCTGCTGGCGGTGCAGCGGCCGGTGCGGGGGTGA
- a CDS encoding DEAD/DEAH box helicase has translation MSVSTDQSVLPTVDEQALQQVQQDQPQDQAVAETVTEAAEAAVRTEAPEASESAQAEAPEADASESSESSESSEDAAPQITFADLGLDEKIVRKLAQNGVTTPFPIQAATIPDAIAGRDILGRGRTGSGKTLSFGLPLLTRLAGGHTAKKRPRGVILTPTRELAMQVSDALQPYGDVLGLKLKVVCGGTSMGNQIYALERGVDVLVATPGRLRDIINRGACSLDDVEVAVLDEADQMADLGFLPEVTELLDLIPSGGQRMLFSATMENEIGTLVKRYLTDPATHEVDAAQGAVTTMTHHVLVVKPKDKAPVTAAIAARKGRTIIFVRTQLGADRVAEQLCDAGVRADALHGGMTQGARTRTLADFKDGYVNVLVATDVAARGIHVDGIDLVLNVDPAGDHKDYLHRSGRTARAGQSGTVVSLALPHQRRQIFRLMEDAGVDASRHIVGGAGAFDEDVARITGARSLTEVQADSATNSAKQAEREAQELSRELERVQRRAAELREEANRLTARAARERGEDPAEALAAAEAAVEEAAAAVVPAQAEPEAEEAPRRSTYRDERGNYERRDRRDNDRRDDRGDRGDRGGFRRDDRSGGFNRDRRDDRGDRGGFGGRDRRDDRSGGGFRRDDRSGGFNRDRRDDRGDRGDRGGFRRDDRGDRGDRGGFGGRDRRDDRSGGGFGRDRRDDRGGFNRDRGDRPNRSFNRDDRSGGRSGGGYRSGGGDRPYNRDRRDDRPSGGGYRSGGGDRPYGRRDDHRGHGAGSFGRREDKPRWKRNG, from the coding sequence ATGTCTGTTTCCACTGATCAGTCCGTCCTGCCCACGGTCGACGAGCAGGCCCTCCAGCAGGTCCAGCAGGACCAGCCGCAGGACCAGGCCGTCGCCGAGACGGTGACCGAGGCGGCCGAGGCGGCCGTCCGGACCGAGGCCCCCGAAGCCTCGGAGTCCGCCCAGGCCGAGGCCCCCGAGGCCGACGCCTCCGAGTCGTCCGAGTCGTCCGAGTCCTCCGAGGACGCCGCCCCGCAGATCACCTTCGCCGACCTCGGTCTCGACGAGAAGATCGTCCGCAAGCTGGCCCAGAACGGCGTCACCACCCCGTTCCCCATCCAGGCCGCGACCATCCCGGACGCCATCGCCGGACGCGACATCCTCGGCCGCGGCCGCACCGGCTCCGGCAAGACCCTCTCCTTCGGTCTGCCGCTGCTGACCCGCCTGGCCGGCGGCCACACCGCGAAGAAGCGCCCGCGCGGCGTCATCCTCACCCCCACCCGTGAGCTGGCCATGCAGGTCAGCGACGCGCTCCAGCCGTACGGCGACGTCCTGGGCCTCAAGCTCAAGGTCGTCTGCGGCGGAACGTCCATGGGCAACCAGATCTACGCCCTGGAGCGCGGCGTCGACGTCCTCGTCGCCACCCCGGGCCGGCTGCGCGACATCATCAACCGCGGCGCCTGCTCGCTGGACGACGTCGAGGTCGCCGTCCTGGACGAGGCCGACCAGATGGCCGACCTGGGCTTCCTGCCCGAGGTCACCGAGCTGCTCGACCTGATCCCGTCCGGCGGCCAGCGCATGCTGTTCTCCGCCACGATGGAGAACGAGATCGGCACCCTGGTCAAGCGCTACCTGACCGACCCGGCGACCCACGAGGTCGACGCGGCCCAGGGCGCGGTCACCACCATGACCCACCACGTGCTGGTCGTGAAGCCGAAGGACAAGGCGCCGGTCACCGCCGCCATCGCCGCCCGCAAGGGCCGCACCATCATCTTCGTGCGCACCCAGCTCGGCGCCGACCGCGTCGCCGAGCAGCTCTGCGACGCCGGGGTGCGCGCCGACGCGCTGCACGGCGGCATGACGCAGGGCGCCCGGACCCGCACGCTGGCCGACTTCAAGGACGGCTACGTCAACGTCCTCGTCGCCACCGACGTCGCCGCCCGCGGTATCCACGTGGACGGCATCGACCTGGTCCTGAACGTGGACCCGGCCGGCGACCACAAGGACTACCTGCACCGTTCCGGCCGTACCGCCCGCGCCGGCCAGTCCGGCACGGTCGTCTCGCTGGCCCTGCCGCACCAGCGCCGCCAGATCTTCCGCCTCATGGAGGACGCGGGCGTGGACGCCTCGCGCCACATCGTCGGCGGCGCAGGCGCCTTCGACGAGGACGTGGCCCGCATCACCGGCGCGCGCTCGCTCACCGAGGTGCAGGCCGACTCCGCGACCAACTCCGCCAAGCAGGCCGAGCGCGAGGCCCAGGAGCTGTCGCGCGAGCTGGAGCGCGTCCAGCGCCGGGCGGCGGAGCTGCGCGAGGAGGCCAACCGGCTGACCGCGCGCGCCGCTCGGGAGCGGGGCGAGGACCCGGCGGAGGCGCTGGCCGCCGCCGAGGCGGCGGTGGAGGAGGCCGCGGCGGCCGTCGTGCCGGCCCAGGCCGAGCCCGAGGCCGAGGAGGCGCCGCGCCGCTCCACGTACCGTGACGAGCGGGGCAACTACGAGCGCCGGGACCGCCGGGACAACGACCGTCGCGACGACCGTGGCGACCGCGGCGACCGTGGCGGCTTCCGCCGCGACGACCGCTCCGGTGGCTTCAACCGTGACCGTCGCGACGACCGCGGTGACCGTGGCGGCTTCGGCGGCCGGGACCGCCGGGACGACCGCTCGGGCGGCGGTTTCCGCCGGGACGACCGTTCCGGTGGCTTCAACCGTGACCGTCGCGACGACCGCGGTGACCGCGGCGACCGTGGCGGCTTCCGCCGGGACGACCGCGGCGACCGAGGCGACCGTGGTGGCTTCGGCGGCCGGGACCGCCGGGACGACCGCTCCGGCGGCGGCTTCGGCCGTGACCGCCGCGACGACCGCGGTGGTTTCAACCGGGACCGCGGTGACCGCCCGAACCGTTCCTTCAACCGTGACGACCGCTCCGGCGGCCGCTCGGGCGGCGGCTACCGCTCCGGTGGCGGCGACCGTCCGTACAACCGCGACCGCCGCGACGACCGCCCCTCGGGCGGCGGCTACCGCTCGGGCGGCGGCGACCGTCCGTACGGCCGCCGCGACGACCACCGCGGCCACGGCGCCGGCTCCTTCGGCCGCCGTGAGGACAAGCCGCGCTGGAAGCGCAACGGCTGA
- a CDS encoding metallopeptidase family protein, whose product MLEMTREEFEELVAEALDRIPPELTRLMDNVAVFVEDEPPAEDPDLLGLYEGTPLTDRGEWYAGVLPDRITVYRNPTLRMCETREDVVAETEVTVVHEIAHHFGIDDERLHALGYG is encoded by the coding sequence GTGCTGGAGATGACGCGCGAGGAGTTCGAGGAACTGGTCGCCGAGGCGCTGGACCGGATCCCACCGGAGCTGACACGGCTGATGGACAACGTGGCGGTGTTCGTCGAGGACGAACCACCGGCCGAGGACCCCGATCTCCTGGGGCTGTACGAGGGCACACCGCTGACCGACCGCGGCGAGTGGTACGCGGGCGTGCTGCCCGACCGGATCACCGTCTACCGCAACCCGACCCTGCGGATGTGCGAGACGCGCGAGGACGTGGTGGCGGAGACGGAGGTGACCGTCGTCCACGAGATCGCACACCACTTCGGGATCGATGACGAGCGGCTGCACGCGTTGGGGTACGGGTGA
- a CDS encoding MFS transporter, which yields MKPNDKARAGHGGGTAPGTTTDRSTENPTTKSTPTSTPTSPSTPTPTPAITTNVPARLDRLPWSRWHWMVVIGLGTVWILDGLEVTVVGNIAGRLSEQGSGLPISSAQVTGIAAALYVAGACSGAPFFGRLTDLFGRKKLFLITLAVYLAATALTAVSFSSWWFFLFRFLTGFGIGGEYAAINSAVDELIPSTYRGRVDLLINGSFWLGAIGGSLLSIVMLDTEIFPMNVGWRLTFALGVVLGLVILLVRRNVPESPRWLFIHGRGEEAERLVASIEKQIADEKGEPLPEPEGEITIHPRKSIGFTEIARTVFSRYRRRAILGLALFIGQAFLYNAVTFGFGAILTSFFDVPTSSTGYFFAVMAAGNFLGPLLLGKLFDTVGRRIMISGTYLLSGALLFATAWLFSAGHLTATTLTACWCVVLFFASAGASSAYLTVSEIFPMETRAMAIAFFYAIGTAAGGISGPLVFAGLTESGVVADTALAFCIGATLMCLAGLTAALLAVRAERRSLESIASPLSSAPST from the coding sequence ATGAAACCGAACGACAAGGCACGGGCGGGGCACGGCGGCGGGACCGCACCCGGTACGACCACGGACCGGAGCACCGAAAACCCCACAACCAAGTCCACCCCCACCTCCACCCCCACCTCTCCTTCCACCCCCACCCCCACCCCTGCCATCACCACCAACGTCCCCGCCCGCCTCGACCGACTGCCCTGGTCACGCTGGCACTGGATGGTCGTGATCGGCCTCGGCACGGTGTGGATCCTGGACGGTCTGGAAGTGACCGTCGTCGGCAACATCGCCGGCCGCCTCTCCGAGCAGGGCAGCGGACTGCCCATCTCGTCCGCGCAGGTCACGGGCATCGCCGCGGCCCTGTACGTGGCGGGGGCCTGCTCCGGCGCGCCGTTCTTCGGACGGCTCACCGACCTCTTCGGCCGCAAGAAACTCTTCCTGATCACGCTGGCCGTCTACCTGGCCGCCACCGCCCTGACCGCGGTCTCCTTCTCCTCCTGGTGGTTCTTCCTCTTCCGCTTCCTGACCGGTTTCGGCATCGGCGGCGAGTACGCGGCGATCAACTCGGCCGTCGACGAGCTGATCCCGTCCACCTACCGCGGACGTGTCGACCTGCTCATCAACGGCAGCTTCTGGCTCGGCGCGATCGGCGGTTCCCTGCTGTCCATCGTGATGCTGGACACCGAGATCTTCCCCATGAACGTCGGATGGCGACTCACCTTCGCACTCGGCGTCGTCCTCGGCCTGGTCATCCTCCTCGTACGCCGTAACGTGCCGGAGAGCCCACGGTGGCTGTTCATCCACGGCCGGGGAGAGGAGGCGGAGCGGCTCGTCGCCTCCATCGAGAAGCAGATCGCCGACGAGAAGGGCGAGCCCCTCCCCGAGCCCGAGGGCGAGATCACCATCCACCCCCGCAAGAGCATCGGCTTCACCGAGATCGCCCGCACCGTCTTCTCGCGCTACCGGCGGCGCGCCATCCTCGGCCTCGCCCTCTTCATCGGCCAGGCGTTCCTCTACAACGCCGTCACCTTCGGTTTCGGCGCCATCCTGACCTCGTTCTTCGACGTGCCGACGTCCAGCACCGGCTACTTCTTCGCGGTCATGGCAGCCGGGAACTTCCTCGGCCCGCTCCTCCTCGGCAAGCTCTTCGACACCGTCGGCCGCCGCATCATGATCTCCGGCACCTATCTCCTCTCCGGCGCCCTCCTCTTCGCCACCGCCTGGCTCTTCTCCGCGGGCCACCTGACGGCCACCACGCTCACCGCCTGCTGGTGCGTGGTCCTCTTCTTCGCCTCGGCCGGTGCCAGCAGCGCGTATCTGACCGTCTCGGAGATCTTCCCCATGGAGACCCGGGCGATGGCCATCGCCTTCTTCTACGCGATCGGTACGGCCGCGGGCGGCATCAGCGGCCCCCTGGTCTTCGCCGGCCTGACCGAGTCCGGCGTGGTCGCCGACACGGCACTCGCCTTCTGCATCGGCGCCACCCTGATGTGCCTGGCCGGTCTCACCGCCGCCCTGCTGGCCGTACGCGCCGAACGCCGCTCCCTGGAGAGCATCGCCAGCCCGCTGTCCTCGGCCCCCAGCACCTGA
- a CDS encoding DUF2332 domain-containing protein — protein MVVNSARALADRYVNFAWYEARGQSDAHEELAARIGHDPEFCAHLARCLPAGEKQRPGLLLAAVRYLDGPYAEHGPRGDAAYRGWREWTLRHWDEVSAVITRRRTRTNEPARCATLLPLFARLPQPLALLEVGASAGLCLYPDRYRYRYDERPEFGPPDSAAVLPCRTGAGTPVPDRVPDIAWRAGIDLSPLDPADPDDVRWREALVWPDATDERVRRQRAAGEAVRSAPRPRMMRGDLIDALPALAAEAPLGATLVVFHTSVMACLPPERREEFARLVPSVLRERSRLGHGPGHWVSNEHHSVLPWITTPRLAHPLPTPTTERLLTLALDGRPVALTGRYGQSVQWL, from the coding sequence ATGGTCGTCAACAGCGCGCGGGCACTGGCGGATCGATATGTGAACTTCGCCTGGTATGAGGCGCGCGGGCAGTCCGACGCCCATGAGGAGCTGGCCGCGCGGATCGGCCACGACCCCGAGTTCTGCGCCCACCTCGCGCGCTGCCTGCCCGCCGGCGAGAAGCAGCGGCCCGGCCTCCTGCTCGCCGCCGTCCGCTACCTCGACGGCCCGTACGCGGAGCACGGCCCGCGCGGCGACGCGGCGTACCGCGGCTGGCGCGAGTGGACCCTGCGCCACTGGGACGAGGTGAGCGCCGTCATCACGCGGCGCCGGACCCGGACCAACGAGCCGGCCCGCTGCGCGACCCTGCTCCCCCTTTTCGCCCGCCTCCCGCAGCCGCTCGCCCTCCTGGAGGTCGGCGCGTCGGCGGGCCTGTGCCTCTACCCGGACCGCTATCGCTACCGCTACGACGAGCGGCCGGAGTTCGGCCCGCCGGACAGCGCGGCGGTCCTCCCCTGCCGTACGGGCGCGGGCACCCCCGTACCCGACCGCGTCCCGGACATCGCCTGGCGCGCGGGCATCGACCTCAGCCCACTCGACCCGGCCGACCCCGACGACGTCCGCTGGCGGGAGGCCCTCGTCTGGCCGGACGCCACCGACGAGCGCGTACGGCGCCAGCGGGCCGCCGGAGAAGCGGTACGGTCCGCACCGCGCCCCCGTATGATGCGCGGCGACCTGATCGACGCGCTGCCCGCGCTGGCGGCCGAGGCGCCGCTCGGGGCGACGCTCGTCGTCTTCCACACCTCCGTGATGGCGTGCCTCCCTCCGGAGCGCCGCGAGGAGTTCGCCCGGCTCGTACCGTCCGTACTACGGGAGCGCAGCCGCCTGGGGCACGGCCCCGGGCACTGGGTCTCCAACGAGCACCACTCCGTCCTCCCGTGGATCACCACGCCCCGGCTCGCGCACCCCCTGCCGACGCCGACGACGGAACGGCTGCTGACCCTGGCCCTCGACGGGCGGCCGGTCGCCCTGACCGGCCGGTACGGTCAGAGCGTGCAATGGCTGTGA
- a CDS encoding helix-turn-helix domain-containing protein, whose amino-acid sequence MSARPRADLTPEARDLACTVAELAALARGTRLSQRAVAEAVFVAPSTLTEYTTGRRSPSRDLLRKLWSLAAESQEVTGQPPPPLEQVLETYRKAVLARQSLLAPEDTAAVPPSSQARIPETRTAREATPTPPPIADDEALGHLRAGRDADAATFLWHAGRTHAPVEIRDAVTAYRTAGRTDAAEAMLNSAAARDLRAVLSIVGTLLEAQQVEDAATLVNAALSHHPA is encoded by the coding sequence GTGAGTGCAAGACCCCGCGCAGACCTCACACCTGAAGCGCGGGACCTGGCGTGCACCGTCGCAGAACTGGCCGCGCTGGCGCGCGGCACGCGGCTGAGCCAGCGAGCTGTCGCGGAAGCGGTCTTTGTCGCCCCTTCCACGCTCACGGAGTACACGACCGGGCGCCGCTCCCCGTCGCGAGACCTGCTGCGAAAACTCTGGAGCCTCGCGGCGGAGTCGCAGGAGGTGACGGGGCAGCCGCCTCCGCCGCTGGAACAGGTGCTGGAGACGTACCGGAAAGCCGTCCTGGCCCGGCAGAGCCTCCTCGCGCCCGAGGACACTGCGGCCGTCCCGCCGTCGTCCCAGGCGCGCATCCCCGAAACCCGTACCGCCCGGGAAGCGACGCCGACGCCTCCTCCCATCGCGGATGACGAGGCTCTCGGTCACCTCCGCGCAGGGCGGGACGCGGACGCGGCTACCTTCCTGTGGCACGCCGGCCGGACACACGCTCCAGTGGAAATCCGGGATGCGGTTACCGCATACCGGACCGCGGGCCGTACGGACGCGGCCGAGGCGATGCTGAACAGCGCCGCGGCCCGTGATCTCCGGGCTGTCCTGTCCATCGTCGGCACGCTCCTCGAAGCCCAGCAGGTCGAGGACGCTGCCACGCTCGTCAACGCCGCCCTCAGCCACCACCCCGCCTGA
- a CDS encoding aldo/keto reductase codes for MTDTQTQKTLGSLSVSPLSLGGNVFGWSADEPQSFAVLDAYVAGGGNFIDTADVYSAWVPGNKGGESETVIGNWLASRGNRDQVVIATKVGAHPDHKGLAPATIKAAVDESLTRLRTDYIDLYYTHYDDESLDVSDFLPVLDELVKAGKVREIAASNISAQRLEAALTFSADENLARYVAVQPHYNLVSRETYEGELADTAARHGLGAVPYYALASGFLTGKYRPDSDVNSVRSEKAAHHLSTDRGRKVLAALDTVAAAHQAEHATVALAWLAAQPTVTAPIASARTVDQLPALMALSDLHLTEDELTLLNEASA; via the coding sequence ATGACCGATACACAGACACAGAAGACCCTCGGCTCCCTGTCCGTCTCCCCGCTCTCGCTCGGCGGCAATGTCTTCGGCTGGTCCGCGGACGAGCCCCAGTCCTTCGCCGTACTGGACGCGTACGTCGCCGGCGGCGGCAACTTCATTGACACCGCCGACGTGTACTCGGCCTGGGTGCCCGGCAACAAGGGCGGCGAATCCGAGACCGTCATCGGCAACTGGCTCGCCTCCCGCGGCAACCGCGACCAGGTCGTCATCGCCACCAAGGTCGGCGCCCACCCGGACCACAAGGGCCTGGCCCCCGCCACCATCAAAGCCGCCGTCGACGAGTCCCTCACCCGCCTGCGCACCGACTACATCGACCTCTACTACACCCACTACGACGACGAGTCCCTCGACGTCTCCGACTTCCTCCCGGTCCTCGACGAACTCGTCAAGGCCGGCAAGGTCCGCGAAATCGCCGCCTCCAACATCTCGGCCCAGCGCCTCGAAGCGGCCCTGACCTTCTCCGCCGACGAAAACCTGGCCCGCTACGTCGCCGTACAGCCCCACTACAACTTGGTTTCCCGTGAAACATACGAGGGGGAGCTGGCCGACACCGCGGCCCGCCACGGCCTGGGCGCCGTCCCGTACTACGCCCTCGCGTCCGGCTTCCTCACCGGCAAGTACCGCCCGGACAGCGACGTGAACAGCGTCCGTTCCGAAAAGGCCGCCCATCACCTGTCCACCGACCGCGGCCGCAAGGTCCTCGCCGCCCTGGACACCGTGGCCGCCGCCCACCAGGCCGAACACGCCACGGTGGCCCTGGCCTGGCTGGCCGCCCAGCCCACGGTCACGGCCCCCATCGCCAGCGCCCGCACGGTGGACCAACTCCCGGCCCTGATGGCCTTGTCCGACCTCCACCTCACCGAGGACGAACTGACACTCCTCAACGAGGCCTCGGCCTGA